A single genomic interval of Polyangium spumosum harbors:
- a CDS encoding HTTM domain-containing protein, translated as MSEIAAEGEAPAAKSRAGSAKRAFAWVRDHYMTMDPRTLGFFRLVVGFLVTADCIRHWKEARWFYSNEGVLTNHYHLFRPSSGFNFSLFHAFSSLEEVHVAFALATFCHFCFFIGWYTRLFSVLSFLFVTSLDNRFVMVENGGYVVENLLLGWAMFMPTGQRFSVDALLRSFRERKERSAAELNTRAPFAWADKPHVSLIGLVTTLNIAVIYYFNVVNKSGIIWRKGDTVHYVLHLDRMITGLAVPFREHMPLWMMRPVAWSVLVVEALLVPLILAPAGRRITRPLAMLLMTGLHGSFGVMMRLGPFSWFMIAWSFLFPQPVHWELLGRWYTKKARRWVVVYDRRSPLAFFLCRLFARLDLCERLSFEESPEDEAAPPLLRVRDPETNELQDDHEALAALARSLPAGRFLWPLARVSTLGLSAPLFGYVARRRDATARAFGLTLPPRGQGEEASGTPSPLAERASRVRAGLREALVAWFFVCAVSQTINENKSVPAFLKHPQPWLMQATLGYPRMYQGWGMFAPNPISDDGSITIDAWTIGGRHVDPFTGEEPDLNLSDARGLGLNQIWQDYFNRIRLDRNKVFRHGLKEYLLRWHEETGRPEDELVAFDVYWLRDQCPLPGQTQPYKHEKIAILTYRKPGYRPPPGYRPLPPEPKVESAGN; from the coding sequence GTGTCCGAGATTGCCGCCGAGGGCGAGGCCCCCGCCGCGAAATCGCGCGCGGGCTCCGCGAAGAGGGCCTTCGCCTGGGTCCGCGACCATTACATGACGATGGACCCGCGCACGCTCGGGTTTTTCCGGCTCGTGGTCGGGTTCCTCGTCACCGCGGATTGTATCCGGCACTGGAAGGAGGCGCGCTGGTTCTACTCGAACGAGGGCGTCCTCACGAACCATTACCACCTCTTCCGCCCGAGCAGCGGCTTCAATTTCAGCCTCTTCCACGCGTTCTCCTCGCTCGAAGAGGTCCACGTCGCCTTCGCGCTCGCGACGTTTTGCCATTTCTGTTTCTTCATCGGCTGGTATACGCGCCTCTTCTCGGTGCTCTCGTTCCTCTTCGTGACGAGCCTCGACAACCGGTTCGTGATGGTCGAGAACGGCGGGTACGTCGTGGAGAACCTGCTCCTCGGCTGGGCGATGTTCATGCCCACCGGGCAGCGCTTCTCCGTCGACGCGCTCCTGCGCTCCTTCCGCGAGCGCAAGGAGCGCTCGGCGGCGGAGCTCAACACCCGCGCGCCCTTCGCCTGGGCCGACAAGCCCCACGTCTCGCTCATCGGCCTCGTCACGACCCTGAACATCGCGGTCATTTATTATTTCAACGTCGTCAACAAATCGGGGATCATCTGGCGGAAGGGCGACACCGTCCATTACGTCCTCCACCTCGACCGCATGATCACGGGGCTCGCCGTGCCGTTCCGCGAGCACATGCCCCTCTGGATGATGCGGCCCGTCGCGTGGAGCGTGCTCGTGGTCGAGGCGCTGCTCGTCCCGCTCATCCTCGCCCCCGCCGGGCGCCGGATCACGCGGCCCCTCGCCATGCTCCTGATGACCGGCCTGCACGGGTCGTTCGGCGTCATGATGCGCCTCGGCCCGTTCTCCTGGTTCATGATCGCCTGGAGCTTCCTGTTCCCCCAGCCCGTGCACTGGGAGCTCCTCGGCCGCTGGTACACGAAGAAGGCCCGCCGATGGGTCGTCGTCTACGACCGGCGCTCGCCGCTCGCGTTTTTCCTCTGCCGGCTCTTCGCGCGCCTCGACCTCTGCGAGCGGCTCTCGTTCGAGGAGAGCCCCGAGGACGAGGCCGCGCCGCCCCTGCTCCGCGTCCGTGATCCCGAGACGAACGAGCTGCAGGATGATCACGAGGCGCTCGCCGCCCTCGCGCGTTCGCTGCCCGCGGGCCGCTTCCTCTGGCCCCTCGCGCGTGTCTCCACGCTCGGCCTCTCGGCGCCGCTCTTCGGCTACGTCGCGCGCCGCCGTGACGCGACCGCGCGCGCCTTCGGCCTCACCCTGCCCCCGCGCGGGCAGGGTGAGGAGGCGAGCGGGACGCCCTCCCCGCTGGCCGAGCGCGCCTCACGCGTGCGCGCCGGCCTGCGCGAGGCGCTCGTCGCCTGGTTCTTCGTCTGCGCCGTGAGCCAGACGATCAACGAGAACAAGTCCGTCCCTGCGTTCCTCAAGCACCCGCAGCCCTGGCTGATGCAGGCGACGCTCGGCTACCCGCGCATGTACCAGGGCTGGGGGATGTTCGCGCCGAACCCGATCAGCGACGACGGCTCGATCACGATCGACGCCTGGACGATCGGCGGTCGCCACGTGGATCCCTTCACCGGCGAGGAGCCGGACCTCAATCTCTCGGACGCGCGCGGGCTCGGCTTGAACCAGATCTGGCAGGACTACTTCAACCGCATCCGCCTCGATCGGAACAAGGTCTTTCGGCACGGCCTCAAGGAGTACCTCCTGCGCTGGCACGAGGAGACGGGGCGCCCCGAGGATGAGCTCGTCGCCTTCGATGTGTACTGGCTGCGGGACCAGTGCCCCCTGCCTGGACAAACGCAGCCGTACAAGCACGAAAAGATTGCGATCCTGACATACCGAAAGCCTGGATACAGGCCCCCGCCGGGTTATCGCCCGCTGCCGCCCGAACCAAAGGTCGAGAGCGCGGGGAACTGA
- a CDS encoding DCC1-like thiol-disulfide oxidoreductase family protein, with product MGKRILSSFLRIDARSLGLFRIVMAAVLLGDLLRRWPWVRAFYSNEGVLPNHNHIFNLRDQGQVWSILHAFSSVGENHFAFALILLVYLGFLLGWKTRVFHALSLVCLVSLGSRNILLENQGNYAAVALLFFTLFLPLGSRFSVDALVKSLSSRDEKTDAELNDRPRPTEAELAATRGPGWSPLSFAALAVTLQIVIILVASAAWHLQGSWRDGSGLHYALHVERWVSDIGARVQGAPGASRGLSYLLLAAECVVPLLVLVPVARRVFRGIAVGLLVVYALTLGVLFSLGLYAWTLLAAAALLIPEESWDAFVRRFSAGRARSVLYDEDCGVCLWLARLAKRLDAHHHLTFQGNGDLEGLARGKADGAVERVDLPAGITAELVQDTIVVVDEKGTVFTRSRGIAEIVRALPFGRPLAFVMRLPGIGALLDVFYDAFARRRADISVLVGMDACGLPAPKDERDEEAAESLEVPSAERARRFVTGGLREAFVFVLFVAALAQAAKENPLPFSIPQGKALAAIVTWPRMLERFDVLAVSAAEDGVFVIDGQNRKGVSVDPLTGAPPAVDPSAFNARKLGQLWNDYLNRVRQREYEPFQKALRDYLGKGGPALAGRAPDEQLMGYDAYWVRYTIAGPGESPARVEKGRDKLFTHSRGGRLAIDRLPLVKPAVRRQE from the coding sequence GTGGGCAAACGAATTCTGTCGAGCTTCCTTCGTATCGACGCGCGCTCCCTCGGGCTCTTCCGCATCGTGATGGCCGCGGTCCTCCTCGGCGACCTCCTCCGCCGCTGGCCCTGGGTCCGCGCGTTTTATTCGAACGAAGGCGTCCTGCCGAACCACAACCACATCTTCAACCTGCGGGACCAGGGCCAGGTCTGGAGCATTCTTCACGCCTTTTCGAGCGTCGGGGAGAACCATTTCGCGTTCGCCCTGATCCTCCTCGTTTATCTCGGCTTTTTGCTCGGCTGGAAGACACGTGTCTTTCACGCGCTCTCGCTCGTTTGCCTCGTGAGCCTCGGCTCGCGGAACATCCTGCTCGAGAACCAGGGCAACTACGCGGCCGTCGCGCTCCTCTTTTTCACGCTCTTTCTGCCGCTCGGCAGCCGCTTCTCCGTCGACGCCCTCGTGAAATCGTTGTCCTCGCGCGACGAGAAGACCGACGCCGAGCTGAACGATCGCCCGAGGCCCACGGAGGCCGAGCTCGCGGCCACGCGTGGGCCCGGCTGGTCGCCGCTCTCGTTCGCGGCGCTCGCGGTCACGCTCCAGATCGTGATCATCCTGGTCGCGTCGGCGGCCTGGCATCTCCAGGGATCGTGGCGGGACGGCAGCGGCTTGCATTATGCGCTCCACGTCGAGCGCTGGGTGAGCGACATCGGCGCGCGGGTCCAGGGCGCGCCGGGGGCCTCGAGGGGCCTCTCTTATCTGCTCCTCGCCGCCGAATGCGTCGTCCCCCTGCTCGTGCTCGTCCCCGTCGCCCGGAGGGTGTTTCGCGGGATCGCCGTGGGGCTGCTCGTCGTGTATGCCCTCACGCTCGGGGTCCTCTTTTCCCTCGGCCTTTATGCCTGGACGCTGCTCGCCGCCGCTGCGCTCTTGATTCCGGAGGAGAGCTGGGACGCCTTCGTGCGACGATTCTCCGCCGGCCGCGCGCGCAGCGTCCTTTACGACGAGGATTGCGGCGTTTGCTTGTGGCTCGCTCGCCTCGCCAAGCGCCTCGACGCCCACCACCACCTCACGTTCCAGGGCAATGGCGACCTCGAAGGGCTCGCGCGTGGCAAGGCCGACGGCGCGGTCGAGAGGGTCGATCTTCCCGCGGGTATCACCGCCGAGCTCGTGCAGGACACGATCGTCGTCGTGGACGAGAAGGGGACCGTCTTCACGCGGAGCCGCGGCATTGCGGAGATCGTGCGGGCTTTGCCGTTCGGCCGGCCCCTCGCCTTCGTCATGCGCCTCCCGGGCATCGGCGCGCTGCTCGACGTCTTTTACGACGCCTTCGCCAGGCGGCGCGCGGACATCAGCGTGCTCGTCGGCATGGACGCGTGTGGCCTCCCCGCGCCGAAGGACGAGCGGGACGAGGAGGCGGCCGAGAGCCTCGAGGTGCCCTCGGCCGAGCGCGCGCGGCGATTCGTGACGGGTGGCCTGCGCGAGGCGTTCGTGTTCGTCCTCTTCGTCGCGGCGCTCGCGCAGGCGGCCAAGGAGAACCCGCTGCCATTCTCGATCCCCCAGGGCAAGGCGCTCGCGGCGATCGTCACCTGGCCGCGCATGCTCGAGCGCTTCGACGTGCTCGCCGTGAGCGCGGCCGAGGACGGCGTCTTCGTGATCGACGGCCAGAACCGCAAGGGCGTGAGCGTCGATCCGCTCACGGGCGCCCCTCCCGCGGTCGACCCTTCGGCCTTCAACGCGCGCAAGCTCGGCCAGCTCTGGAACGATTACTTGAACCGCGTCCGCCAGCGCGAATACGAGCCGTTCCAGAAGGCGCTGCGTGATTACCTCGGCAAGGGCGGCCCCGCGCTCGCCGGCCGCGCGCCGGACGAGCAGCTCATGGGCTACGACGCCTACTGGGTGCGGTACACGATCGCCGGGCCCGGCGAGAGCCCTGCGCGGGTGGAGAAGGGGCGGGACAAACTCTTCACGCATTCGCGCGGCGGGCGCCTCGCGATCGACCGCCTCCCCCTCGTGAAGCCCGCCGTCCGCCGGCAGGAGTAG